A part of Timaviella obliquedivisa GSE-PSE-MK23-08B genomic DNA contains:
- a CDS encoding protein kinase translates to MQPPIDAGTVLQNRYRVLSVLGQGGFGRTYLAEDKGRFDERCALKEFIPPQTSAYALSKSQELFQREAAILYQIQHPQIPQFRATFEEEERLFLVQDYVEGKTYRSLMLERKALGKTFSEPEVIQFIQQLLPVLAHIHSKGIIHRDIATDNVILRERDRLPVLIDFGVVKEIATRIQSVESGAQPTTVGKVGYAPSEQMQTGRAYPSSDLYALAVSAMVLLTGREPQELYDDRNLTWQWQRWATISPGFAQVLSRMLSYRPGDRYQSVNEVAQALQALNPATGYAPGATMPPSPPSVLTPQPPPASEMRTMAVGRPAETRQTGMDEGGRSREIARRQPSPVIPRQTESSVWDNPLAVISIGTGLAVITGIASWAVVSAVLSSQNDAPTPIVSVTPTPTPTATPTPTPTPTTIEPISRQIDLPPTGEAIAVEGNLREKESINYIIPAQQGDTLTASLEGEGVLMTVFAPTRDPANNQATRVPSWQGILDFTGNYVISLSPVQGVSESVFKLNMSLLAPTPTPTATPTPTPTSIETLPPDPPERQVITQSLDLQAGQPFEFSDESDQTKIQRYLINVQPGQVMKVEVKQGEVKLDVRSPSGELVDDARGLTNWEGQITEAGNYQIDVIADQRASFTLSVGIAALNP, encoded by the coding sequence ATGCAACCCCCTATTGATGCTGGAACCGTTTTACAAAACCGCTATCGAGTCCTGAGTGTGCTGGGGCAAGGCGGCTTTGGTCGTACTTATTTAGCAGAAGATAAGGGTCGCTTTGATGAACGGTGTGCGCTAAAAGAATTTATTCCGCCGCAAACCAGCGCTTATGCTCTCAGTAAGTCGCAAGAGTTGTTTCAGCGAGAAGCAGCCATTCTCTACCAAATCCAGCACCCGCAAATTCCTCAGTTTCGCGCCACCTTTGAGGAAGAAGAACGACTATTTTTGGTACAAGATTATGTGGAAGGAAAAACCTATCGATCGCTGATGCTAGAGCGCAAGGCATTGGGCAAAACCTTTAGCGAACCAGAAGTAATTCAGTTTATTCAGCAGTTGTTGCCAGTGCTGGCTCACATCCACAGCAAGGGTATTATTCATCGCGATATTGCTACTGATAATGTCATTTTGAGAGAACGCGATCGCCTCCCTGTTCTGATTGACTTTGGTGTTGTCAAAGAAATTGCCACCCGCATTCAATCGGTAGAATCGGGCGCTCAGCCAACGACAGTGGGCAAAGTTGGCTACGCTCCTAGCGAACAAATGCAAACGGGGCGGGCATATCCTAGCAGCGATTTGTATGCGCTGGCAGTATCGGCAATGGTGCTATTAACCGGGCGAGAGCCGCAAGAGCTTTACGACGATCGCAACCTGACTTGGCAGTGGCAGCGCTGGGCAACTATTAGTCCGGGGTTCGCCCAAGTGTTGAGCCGGATGTTGAGCTATCGCCCGGGCGATCGCTACCAGTCGGTCAACGAAGTTGCCCAAGCATTACAGGCACTTAATCCGGCAACAGGCTATGCTCCAGGTGCCACCATGCCGCCTAGTCCGCCCTCTGTCCTTACACCGCAGCCGCCACCTGCCTCGGAAATGCGAACGATGGCTGTAGGTCGTCCTGCGGAGACAAGGCAAACTGGAATGGATGAGGGTGGGCGATCGCGTGAAATTGCGCGACGACAACCTTCTCCTGTCATTCCCCGTCAAACTGAAAGCTCAGTATGGGACAATCCTCTAGCCGTCATTTCGATTGGTACAGGCTTGGCAGTCATCACCGGAATTGCATCTTGGGCAGTCGTTAGTGCAGTACTGTCCTCCCAAAATGATGCTCCGACACCGATCGTTTCAGTCACACCCACACCCACACCGACCGCCACACCCACGCCGACCCCGACACCGACAACAATTGAACCTATCAGTCGCCAAATTGACCTGCCACCGACAGGCGAAGCGATCGCAGTAGAGGGCAACTTGAGGGAAAAAGAATCCATTAACTATATTATTCCAGCACAGCAAGGGGATACCTTGACAGCATCGCTAGAGGGAGAAGGCGTGTTGATGACAGTCTTTGCGCCCACCCGTGACCCTGCCAACAATCAAGCCACCCGTGTCCCATCTTGGCAAGGCATTTTGGACTTTACGGGCAACTATGTGATTAGCCTCAGTCCGGTTCAAGGCGTATCGGAGAGCGTCTTCAAGCTGAACATGAGCTTACTGGCTCCGACTCCAACGCCGACAGCAACGCCAACGCCAACGCCAACTTCCATAGAGACTCTGCCCCCTGATCCGCCTGAGCGGCAGGTGATCACTCAATCCCTAGACCTCCAAGCGGGGCAGCCATTCGAGTTTTCTGATGAATCGGATCAAACCAAAATTCAACGCTACTTAATCAACGTCCAGCCGGGGCAAGTGATGAAAGTTGAAGTTAAACAAGGTGAAGTCAAGCTTGATGTTCGTTCACCTAGTGGCGAATTGGTCGATGATGCCAGAGGCTTGACCAACTGGGAAGGGCAAATTACTGAGGCTGGTAACTATCAAATCGATGTAATCGCTGATCAGCGGGCAAGCTTTACCCTGAGTGTTGGTATTGCTGCATTAAATCCATAG
- a CDS encoding DUF4332 domain-containing protein, whose translation MNWAIAQLPGLSSQDQEQLAGCGIETTQQLLRTTKTPIERQDLAGKLQIHIQHVNKWFALANLARIPSVGCQYCGLLLHAGISNPFQLAQVPPATLHRQILRLQVSTAQRPDLCPGFNEVVQWIEQARELTTRR comes from the coding sequence ATGAATTGGGCGATCGCTCAACTCCCCGGACTTAGCAGCCAAGATCAAGAGCAGCTAGCGGGTTGTGGAATTGAAACGACACAGCAACTTCTGAGAACTACCAAAACCCCTATTGAGCGGCAAGACCTGGCAGGCAAACTACAAATTCACATTCAGCACGTCAACAAATGGTTTGCTTTGGCTAACCTAGCCCGAATTCCCTCAGTGGGTTGTCAATATTGTGGGCTGCTGCTCCACGCAGGCATCAGCAATCCCTTTCAACTGGCGCAGGTTCCCCCAGCCACCCTGCATCGTCAAATTCTCAGACTTCAAGTCTCTACGGCACAGCGCCCCGATCTGTGTCCGGGCTTTAATGAAGTGGTGCAATGGATTGAGCAAGCGCGTGAACTAACAACCAGACGTTAA
- a CDS encoding GNAT family N-acetyltransferase has protein sequence MGFWKSLFSTAETAPRLTEAEGQTTPSLTVGNFRIFFSTDREIDLYELEELCDAVGWSRRPLRKVKKAIQHSFLVVSMWEQRGTQRRLIGFSRATSDHAFNATIWDVVVHPDYQNKGLGKALMRQVIKKLRNEDISNITLFADPQVVDFYRGLGFMTDPEGIKGMFWYPD, from the coding sequence ATGGGTTTCTGGAAAAGTTTATTTAGTACCGCTGAAACTGCACCCAGGCTTACTGAGGCTGAGGGACAGACAACTCCGAGTTTAACGGTTGGTAATTTCCGTATTTTTTTTAGCACCGATCGCGAGATTGACCTCTACGAATTAGAGGAACTTTGCGATGCGGTGGGCTGGTCGCGTCGTCCTTTGCGAAAGGTCAAAAAGGCAATCCAGCACAGCTTTCTGGTTGTTTCCATGTGGGAGCAACGAGGCACGCAACGCCGACTCATTGGGTTTTCTAGGGCAACTTCTGACCACGCCTTTAACGCCACAATCTGGGATGTGGTCGTGCATCCTGATTATCAAAATAAGGGATTAGGTAAAGCGCTCATGCGGCAGGTGATTAAAAAACTGCGTAATGAAGACATTAGCAACATTACGCTGTTCGCTGACCCGCAAGTGGTTGATTTTTATCGGGGCTTGGGATTTATGACTGACCCAGAAGGCATTAAAGGAATGTTTTGGTATCCTGATTAA
- a CDS encoding universal stress protein codes for MKVKSMLMRLQTALQVENLSEQMLLVSGEPLLLSAPSVPTPKSKGTTIVIGYNDSPNSRTALDFALWMAHQTRLASRTQVMVHVVYVLNQEISLGLPSRSSGAGTATLTRPVVNATGVREVTPAVSLNKLLEEGDRILWQARSLGEQWRGSLEAHLCFGDVATELCRIVEAESADILFVGCSSDRHPLIQQLTPRFPCPVLGIPTELEAL; via the coding sequence ATGAAAGTTAAGTCAATGCTGATGCGTCTACAAACTGCTCTTCAAGTAGAAAACTTGAGCGAACAAATGCTCTTAGTTTCTGGCGAACCGCTACTTCTGAGCGCTCCGTCTGTTCCTACCCCAAAGTCGAAAGGCACCACCATTGTCATTGGCTATAACGATTCTCCTAATAGTCGCACTGCTTTAGACTTTGCTCTTTGGATGGCGCATCAAACTCGCCTAGCAAGTCGCACACAGGTCATGGTTCATGTTGTTTATGTGTTGAATCAAGAAATTTCTTTAGGGTTGCCTTCTAGAAGTTCTGGCGCAGGGACAGCAACTCTAACCCGTCCCGTTGTCAACGCCACCGGAGTCCGAGAAGTTACACCAGCAGTGTCGCTCAATAAACTTTTAGAAGAGGGCGATCGCATTCTTTGGCAAGCCCGGAGCTTGGGCGAACAATGGCGCGGCTCTCTCGAAGCGCACCTCTGTTTTGGTGATGTTGCCACTGAGCTATGCCGCATTGTTGAAGCAGAATCTGCTGATATTCTCTTTGTCGGCTGTAGCTCCGATCGCCATCCCTTAATTCAGCAACTCACGCCCCGATTCCCATGTCCTGTTCTAGGCATTCCCACAGAACTAGAAGCCCTTTAA
- a CDS encoding LCP family protein yields the protein MRLFVSIFNPSNFSAELSPEKIPKKWLWLTLGLIGVAVVSASAGALLAVSISSTPLMQTKLSREEAKAFNPDKAVSSDKNLPLPTLTRPVNIMVLGVKVLTTDLENPPANSENLGYQALVNSLDGLSDTMLMVRFDPEQRKLVVLSIPRDTRTWVQGIGLTKLNEANYEGGPALAAKATSELLANTTIDRYIRINVQGVEKLVDALGGVKLYVPQAMRYQDDSQHLYINLKQGEQQLNGAQALQFLRFRYDNLGDIGRVQRQQMLMRALMEQALNPATLARLPQILSVIQANIDTNLSVEELVALVGFAGQRDRPKAQMLMVPGEFSTPDQFEASYWLPNQGRLDAMVTQYFSSQPLASSSNVPLPQSLKSEVESLANIQVAIQDSTGKLDTAQLLKTLSAAGYGGSFVDNPWNQPLELTRIIAQQGDGEAAEAIQRVLGFGEVQIESTGNLESNITIRIGKDALEHKAIAAPRSNPSPSPTPAPSSTSIPGSTLTPNSSPAPPPSPESEPATPTPVPASVN from the coding sequence GTGAGGCTGTTTGTGTCTATTTTCAATCCTTCTAATTTTTCTGCTGAGCTTTCTCCTGAGAAAATACCTAAGAAGTGGCTATGGCTTACTTTAGGGCTGATTGGGGTGGCAGTTGTGTCAGCTTCGGCAGGAGCTTTATTAGCCGTGAGCATTTCCAGTACGCCGCTCATGCAAACAAAATTGAGTCGAGAGGAGGCTAAAGCTTTTAACCCTGACAAGGCGGTTTCTTCGGACAAAAATCTTCCCTTGCCGACGCTAACTCGCCCAGTCAATATAATGGTTTTAGGGGTCAAGGTGTTGACTACTGATCTAGAAAATCCGCCTGCTAACAGTGAGAACTTAGGATATCAGGCGTTGGTTAATTCCCTAGATGGCTTATCTGACACGATGTTGATGGTTCGCTTCGACCCAGAGCAACGGAAGCTAGTCGTCTTGTCAATTCCTCGAGATACGCGAACTTGGGTGCAGGGCATTGGGCTGACGAAGCTCAATGAAGCCAATTATGAGGGCGGCCCTGCTTTGGCAGCAAAAGCAACCAGCGAGTTGTTGGCAAACACGACTATCGATCGCTACATCCGCATTAACGTTCAAGGTGTAGAAAAGTTGGTGGATGCCTTGGGCGGCGTGAAGTTGTACGTGCCCCAAGCGATGCGCTACCAGGATGACAGCCAGCATCTTTACATTAATTTGAAGCAGGGTGAACAGCAGCTTAATGGCGCTCAGGCGCTTCAGTTTTTACGGTTTCGCTATGACAACTTAGGAGATATTGGGCGGGTGCAGCGGCAGCAGATGTTGATGCGCGCCCTGATGGAGCAGGCATTGAACCCAGCGACTTTGGCAAGATTGCCTCAAATTTTGTCGGTGATTCAAGCCAATATTGATACAAATTTAAGCGTAGAAGAGTTGGTGGCGCTGGTTGGCTTTGCTGGGCAGCGCGATCGCCCCAAAGCCCAAATGCTAATGGTTCCGGGCGAATTTAGTACCCCTGACCAATTCGAGGCTAGCTACTGGCTACCCAACCAGGGCAGGCTTGATGCCATGGTGACGCAATATTTTAGCAGTCAGCCCCTAGCGTCTTCGAGCAACGTCCCTCTGCCCCAGAGCTTAAAATCTGAGGTAGAGTCTTTAGCAAATATCCAGGTGGCGATTCAAGACAGCACAGGCAAGCTGGATACGGCACAACTGCTGAAGACATTGAGTGCTGCTGGCTACGGCGGTAGCTTCGTGGATAATCCTTGGAACCAGCCCTTAGAGCTAACGCGAATCATTGCCCAGCAGGGAGATGGAGAAGCTGCTGAAGCCATCCAGAGAGTGTTGGGATTTGGTGAAGTGCAGATTGAGAGTACGGGAAATTTGGAGTCTAATATTACGATTCGGATCGGGAAGGATGCACTAGAGCATAAAGCCATAGCGGCTCCCAGATCTAATCCTAGCCCTAGCCCAACTCCGGCTCCTAGCTCTACTTCAATTCCTGGCTCTACTTTGACTCCTAACTCCAGCCCGGCTCCTCCTCCTAGCCCTGAATCAGAGCCAGCTACTCCAACCCCAGTTCCCGCTTCAGTAAACTGA
- a CDS encoding GntR family transcriptional regulator yields the protein MVQFHIQPDSEIPASSQLYNQIRFAIASRQFPPGHRLPSTRQLAMQTGLHRNTISKVYRQLEDDGIVDAQAGSGIYVRAQGDEGGSSRTRSPIVDKYPEAHRLVQTSLDELLAQGCSLTQARELFLVEIDWRLRCSARVLVTAPRQDIGAGELMVQELELALQIPVQLVPMEELKEVLNQTRSGTVVTSRYFIGEAEAIASPKSVRVIPVDIYDYGQEIQKLFKLTKDSRLGLVSLSSGILRASEVIVHSLRGDELLIMTTQPKDTQRLNAMVRSSQTIFCFDLPSQVAVKQAIADAREDLIRSPQLICCENYIGEKSISLLKRELGLE from the coding sequence ATGGTTCAGTTCCATATTCAGCCAGATAGCGAAATTCCCGCATCTAGTCAGCTTTATAACCAAATTCGCTTTGCGATCGCCTCTCGCCAATTTCCACCTGGGCATCGTCTTCCTAGCACCCGCCAATTGGCAATGCAAACTGGGCTGCACCGCAACACCATCAGCAAAGTTTATCGTCAGCTAGAAGACGACGGCATTGTGGATGCCCAGGCAGGCTCCGGTATCTACGTTCGGGCGCAGGGCGACGAGGGCGGCAGTTCCAGAACCCGATCGCCCATTGTCGATAAATATCCAGAAGCGCATCGTCTAGTCCAAACCAGTCTAGATGAGCTATTAGCCCAAGGCTGCTCCCTGACTCAAGCGAGAGAATTATTCCTCGTAGAAATCGACTGGCGGCTGCGGTGTAGTGCTCGTGTCTTGGTCACGGCTCCCCGGCAAGACATTGGGGCAGGTGAACTGATGGTGCAGGAGCTAGAATTGGCGCTTCAGATTCCGGTGCAGCTTGTGCCGATGGAAGAATTAAAAGAAGTGCTAAATCAAACCCGATCGGGAACGGTCGTGACCAGTCGCTATTTCATTGGAGAAGCAGAAGCGATCGCTTCTCCCAAGTCTGTGCGCGTCATCCCCGTCGATATTTACGACTATGGTCAAGAAATTCAAAAGCTCTTCAAACTCACCAAAGATAGTCGTCTCGGTTTGGTCAGCCTTAGCTCTGGCATTCTCCGAGCCTCAGAAGTCATTGTCCACAGCCTTCGGGGTGACGAGCTACTTATTATGACCACCCAGCCGAAGGATACGCAACGTCTTAACGCTATGGTGCGCAGTTCGCAGACCATCTTCTGTTTTGACTTACCTAGCCAAGTTGCTGTCAAACAAGCGATCGCCGATGCCAGAGAAGACCTGATTCGATCGCCCCAACTCATCTGTTGCGAAAACTATATTGGCGAAAAATCCATCAGTTTACTGAAGCGGGAACTGGGGTTGGAGTAG
- a CDS encoding dienelactone hydrolase family protein produces the protein MATQNFHARPVKVMNQDLEIDAYLAEPNGEGRFPAVVVIQEIFGVNAHIRDVTGRFAQLGYVAIAPALYQRLAPGFESGYTSEEIAQGRRYKDQTQATELLGDVSGAIAYLQGLPNVNAEAIGCIGFCFGGHVAYLAATLPAVKATASFYGAGIATGTPGGGEPTIARTAEISGTLYAFFGREDDSIPAQQVNEIEAALEKHQVSHQIFQYAGAGHGFFCDRRGSYNPEAAADAWEQVKALFAKTLAS, from the coding sequence ATGGCAACCCAAAATTTTCACGCTAGACCTGTCAAAGTGATGAATCAAGACTTGGAAATTGATGCCTACCTAGCAGAACCCAACGGTGAGGGGAGATTTCCAGCCGTTGTCGTGATTCAGGAGATTTTTGGAGTGAATGCTCATATTCGGGACGTGACGGGGCGGTTTGCCCAATTAGGTTATGTAGCGATCGCCCCTGCCCTTTACCAACGCCTGGCTCCAGGATTTGAAAGTGGCTATACCTCTGAAGAGATAGCCCAAGGACGGCGCTACAAGGATCAAACTCAGGCGACAGAGCTATTAGGAGACGTGAGTGGGGCGATCGCCTACTTGCAGGGGTTGCCCAATGTGAACGCAGAGGCGATCGGCTGTATTGGCTTTTGCTTTGGGGGGCATGTGGCGTACCTAGCGGCAACACTGCCTGCTGTAAAAGCCACCGCCTCTTTTTATGGGGCTGGGATCGCTACGGGAACTCCAGGGGGCGGCGAACCGACTATCGCTCGAACGGCAGAAATTAGCGGCACACTGTACGCTTTCTTTGGTAGAGAAGATGACAGCATTCCGGCTCAACAGGTCAATGAAATTGAGGCAGCGTTGGAGAAGCACCAAGTGTCCCACCAAATCTTTCAGTATGCCGGGGCGGGTCATGGGTTCTTTTGCGATCGCCGAGGTAGCTATAATCCAGAGGCAGCAGCAGATGCTTGGGAACAGGTGAAAGCACTCTTCGCAAAAACATTGGCGAGTTAA
- a CDS encoding cytochrome P450, whose translation MQEKRLEFNPFSSEFQANPYPIYQTLRTESPIHQVKGFKFNQWFLSRYKDVYAVLNDARFKVDDLPERLADKALHLKQKGDFEPLIQTVSHWLFFLEPPDHTRLRSLVQKTFSSMKVEPLRPRIEAIVNHLLDQVEDKQMDIMMSLAAPLPALVSSELLGIPIGDRVTLTQWAYTLFHVFDQPLSLQDYQHISQVALQFKEYFGKLITDFRKNPQDNLISKLIQLCDQEEKLSEAELIGFLSMLFSVGQETTENLIGNGIFALLHHPDLLENLKQNPQLMGNALEELLRYDSPVQIISRTAIEPVEMDGKAIQKGDKVNLLLGAASRDPEKFPDPDRLSWNRQESSRLPFGSGIHYCLGAELARVQGQVALSSLIQRFPQLQLQSEKVERRKNIVLRGFKVLSVTFA comes from the coding sequence ATGCAGGAAAAACGACTAGAATTTAATCCATTTAGCTCAGAATTTCAGGCAAATCCTTACCCGATTTATCAAACATTGCGAACAGAATCTCCGATTCACCAGGTCAAAGGCTTTAAGTTTAATCAGTGGTTTTTGTCGCGCTACAAAGATGTCTATGCAGTCTTAAATGATGCTCGGTTTAAGGTTGATGATTTACCTGAACGATTAGCAGATAAAGCGTTGCATTTGAAACAAAAGGGGGACTTTGAGCCGTTGATTCAGACCGTTAGCCATTGGCTTTTTTTCCTAGAACCGCCCGATCATACGAGGCTACGATCGCTAGTTCAAAAAACATTTTCGAGCATGAAAGTTGAGCCATTGCGTCCTCGAATTGAGGCGATCGTTAATCATCTACTCGATCAGGTTGAAGATAAACAGATGGATATTATGATGAGTCTGGCAGCCCCTTTACCCGCCTTAGTCAGTTCAGAATTATTGGGAATCCCCATTGGCGATCGCGTCACCCTAACCCAATGGGCGTACACCTTATTTCATGTGTTTGATCAACCCTTATCGCTCCAGGACTACCAGCACATCAGTCAGGTTGCCCTACAATTCAAGGAATATTTTGGTAAGTTGATCACAGACTTTAGAAAGAATCCCCAGGACAATCTCATCAGCAAACTTATTCAGCTTTGCGACCAGGAAGAAAAGCTAAGTGAAGCAGAGCTAATAGGATTTTTAAGCATGTTGTTTAGCGTGGGTCAGGAGACGACAGAAAACTTAATTGGAAATGGCATTTTTGCGCTACTCCATCATCCGGACTTGTTAGAAAATTTGAAGCAGAACCCACAGCTAATGGGCAATGCACTAGAGGAATTGTTGCGCTATGATAGCCCCGTTCAAATTATTAGCCGAACTGCGATCGAGCCTGTAGAAATGGATGGAAAGGCAATTCAAAAAGGCGACAAGGTTAATCTTTTATTGGGAGCAGCAAGCCGCGATCCAGAAAAGTTTCCGGATCCCGATCGCCTCAGTTGGAATCGTCAGGAAAGTTCACGGTTACCGTTCGGATCAGGCATTCACTATTGCTTGGGTGCTGAGTTGGCGCGGGTGCAAGGACAAGTGGCGCTGAGTAGCCTGATTCAGCGTTTTCCTCAATTACAATTGCAGTCAGAAAAAGTTGAACGACGTAAAAACATTGTGTTGCGTGGCTTCAAAGTTTTATCTGTAACTTTCGCCTAA